TATCGATGTAAATTTGTATAAGAGTGAAAAAGGTTATACATTAAGTGTTGTTGATGATGGAATAGGTTTTCCAGAAGATATTGATCTTGAAAATACAGATTCACTGGGTCTGCAACTAATATACAGCCTTACAAATCAGATTGATGGAACAATCCATCTGGCCAGAACCAATGGAACTTCTTTTAAAATAGAATTCAAAGAACCAGAATTTCAAAAATAAAAAAAAAGAAATAAATTAGTCAATTTTAACTTTGATTTTCTCCTCTTGAACCTTAGGAAGTTCAACAGTTAATACAGCATCTTCGAATTTTGCAGAAGCCTTTTTAACTTCGATTTTTTCTGGCAGAGGAATGATTCTACTGGTATCGCCATAGCTCCTTTCCTTTTTAATGAACTCAAGAGTTTCATCCTCTTCATCGAATTTAGCTTGGATTTCAACAGAATCTTCTGTTATGTTAACATTGATATTTTCCTTTTTTATGCGTGGTAAATCCACTTTGATTATATAAGAATTTTCTGTTTCAAGAACATCGGTTAGAGGTTTTTGTGAAGTATAATCCGATATGGTCTTTCCAAACTCTTCCTGCTTATCCTTAAGAGTACTTATAAATTCATTTATCTTACGTTCAGCCTGTTTTCGGGTTTTTTCAGCATTTTCTCGGAATTCCGCAGTTTTATCTGATGTATCCGCCTTTATTTCAGCGGTTTTTTCGCCGGCATTTTCTTTAATTTCGGATGTTTTCATAAGAGCACTTTCCTTTGCATCTGCTGTTTTCTCTAAAGCACCTTTTTTAACTTCAAGGGCTTTATCTTTGAGATCTGATTTTTTTTCCAGAGCTATTTTTTTAACTTCAGATGATTTATTCAATACATTGTCCTTCATTTCATCTGTTTTCACTTTAGCTTCTGCCTGCTTTTTTGAAGTTTTTTCTTTCAGTTCTTCTGCTTTATTTTTTGCTTCCAATGTTTTTTTCTTTATTTCATCCTTAACTACATCATTTTTCTCTGCCATCCAAGTCACCTCTTAATATTTTCTCCCCGATATAATTTGATCCTAGATATGAATTAAGTTTTCGATTTTGTACCAATTCCAAAAACTCATTTCCCTTTATAATCAAAAATTAAATATAAATAGGAATAAAAAAGTTTTAAAAGGATATAAAAACCTTAAGATCAATTTATTAATTTTTACAAGGCTAATAAACCAATTATTTTCCATTAATTTAGAATTTATACCCTTTCTCACAACTTTTTTTTAAGATATATGATTCCAATACCTAAGTAATAAATACAAGATAATAATATTAATAAAGAATTTAGACGGAGGAAATTAAATGATAATAGAAATTATAATATTAATTATAGTTCTAATACTGGTTATTTACATTATCTACCAGTATAATGGTCTAATACGGCTTAGAAATAGGGTAAAAAATGCATGGTCACAGATAGATGTTCAGCTTAAAAGAAGAGCAGATCTTATTCCAAACCTTGTTGAAACTGTAAAAGGGTATGCAAAACATGAAAAAACTGTTTTTGAAAATGTTACCAAGGCCAGATCAAGCCTTATGAGTGCTAAAACGGTTAAAGAAAATGCAGAAGCTAACAACATGTTAACAGATTCACTGAAATCTTTATTTGCAGTGGCTGAAAATTATCCTGAACTCAAGGCAAGTGAAAACTTCAGACAGCTTCAAGCCCAGTTATCAGAAACAGAGGATAAAATTGCGTATTCCCGGCAATTTTACAATGACACCGTGCTTATGTTCAACAACAAGGTTCAGATGTTTCCAAGCAATATACTGGCCTCACTGTTTCACTTCACTGAAGCAGAATATTTCGAAATTGCCGAATCAGATCGTGCAGTTCCAGAAGTTAAATTCTAGGTGGTAAAAAATGGATAAAAAGGTTTATCTAACTTTAATCCTCTTTTTTTCTCTATCGGTAATGGCTGGTGCAGGAGCATCCTTTGCAGCGGATCGAAGCTACACAATCCCTATTTTAAATGAAGATCTATTTGTACAGAGCGATGGAACACTACATGTAGTTGAAACAATCCATTACTCCTTCAGTGGAACATACAATGGAATATACAGGGACATACCTGTAACATCACCACAACAGTTAACCAACATAACGGTGTCGGCAGATGGAGCATATACCAGCTATAAACTGATTGATCAAGGAACAACTAAACGTATCCAGGTATATCTCTATTCTGATGCAGCAAAAAACACCCCTATTACAAATAGGAATGTGAATGTTACAATTGAATACGATTTTCTACATGGAATAAAATCTTACAACGATATAGCCGAACTACAGTACCAGCTAGTTGGTACCAGCTGGGCTGTTGACATTGGACAGGTTGTAGCCAATATACATTTGAACTCCAATACAGGAGTGCAGTACTGGCTTAATCCGCCCTACTTTGCAGCAGGTTCTTCATGGGATAACAACACATTACATGTAACAAGTACCAATGTTCCATCTGGACAGTACTTCGAAGTAAGAATGGTTATACCCAAAAGTCAGTTTGCAGCCAATCCAGTTAACGCCAATATAATAAACCAGAACGGTTTAAACGAAATATTGAAGATTCAAAAAGATTATCAGAATTCACTGAACTTCAAAACGGCTATGTACGAGATTCTTGCAGTGTTAATGTTTTTAGCACTTTTCATACCTTTATTCATATATTTAAGGTTTGGAAGAGAACCTAAAATAGATTACAGGGCAGAATATGAGAGGGACATTCCAACAGATGATCCTCCTGCAATTGTAAATGCCATATGTGGTCCGGGATTTTCCAAAAAAGTGGGTGTACCAGATATGGATGGTTTCAAAGCAACCATAATGGATCTAATCAACAGAAAATACTTCATCCTCCAAAACCAGCCATCTGAAAAGGAGGGATACGGAGCGGATGGTTCAATGTTTTTAAAGGTTAACCCTGAACAGGATTCCTCAACACTTAAAAGATTTGAACTGAATGTTATGAATTTCCTGACACAGTTTGAGGAAGACGGTGTAATTTCAATGGACGCCATTTCTGATGACTTATCAAACCGTGAATCTGCAAAATCTTTTAGAGAAACCTATATGGGCTGGGTTGATAACATCAAAAACCAGTTTTTAAATGACAGCGAACTCAACAAGTTCTTCAACAAGAAAGGTGATTCCTACATTAAAATCTTTGGAGGAATAGGTTTAGCAGTTTCTGTAATAGTCTTCATCTGTGCATTGATGGATTCATTACCCGCAGCAGATATTGCACTTGTAATGTCAATTGTTCTGGGTGTGGTGGCAATTATTTCACTAATCCTACCAGAAAAGATAGCAGGACAGTGGACAACCTACGGCGAAGAATACGATGCTAAGTGGAATAACTTCAAGAAGTACATAAAAGATTTCAGTTTGATAAAGGAATATCCTCCTGAATCAATTGTTATCTGGAACAAATATCTTGTATATGCCACAGCATTAGGTGCTGCCGATGCAGTTAGAAAGGCCATGGAATTATATGTTCCAAAAGATGAATTACAGGGTAGTGATATCTACATGTTCCACTACTATGGAGGATACTTGCTTTTATCCAATGCATTTGATACAGGAATATCAACAGCAACTGCAGGATCGGGCGGAGATTTCGGAGGAGTTGGAGATGTGGGTGGAGGATTCGGAGGAGGTGGAGGAGGAGCATTCTAATATCAAATTTAGAATACTCTAATTAGAACACCCCCCCCCCCCCACCTTCCTTTATTATATTTATTTTTTTACCCAATTTCCATAAATTTTCATAGAATTATACATTTTTTTTAGAAACTGAATTTTCAAAGATTTTTTATTTTTATATAGCTTAAAATTGATAACAATAAAATAAATTATGTTTAAATTATTATTCAATAATTATAGGTTGATCTTAAAATCATTAATTTCAGTTTAACCAATTAATCGGGGTTTGAGCATGGAAGATCCAGATATAAAATTATATGATGATCTCATAGACTTTGTACTCTACAGATTTCAAGTTGATAACAAAAATTATAGAATATTTTTATTATCTGACCCTGAATTTGAGCTCTTTAATTATGAATGTGATATTGTTAGAAGCTTCTATTACATGATAACCCAACAAAATGAATCTGGTAATAACAGCTACAAAAAATATTTAAAAATGATAACCAAAGAATATGGCGAATTCTTTTATCAAAGTGAAGATGATTCCTATATTTCTGCAGCTT
This is a stretch of genomic DNA from Methanobacterium spitsbergense. It encodes these proteins:
- a CDS encoding Hsp20/alpha crystallin family protein; this encodes MAEKNDVVKDEIKKKTLEAKNKAEELKEKTSKKQAEAKVKTDEMKDNVLNKSSEVKKIALEKKSDLKDKALEVKKGALEKTADAKESALMKTSEIKENAGEKTAEIKADTSDKTAEFRENAEKTRKQAERKINEFISTLKDKQEEFGKTISDYTSQKPLTDVLETENSYIIKVDLPRIKKENINVNITEDSVEIQAKFDEEDETLEFIKKERSYGDTSRIIPLPEKIEVKKASAKFEDAVLTVELPKVQEEKIKVKID
- a CDS encoding LemA family protein; translated protein: MIIEIIILIIVLILVIYIIYQYNGLIRLRNRVKNAWSQIDVQLKRRADLIPNLVETVKGYAKHEKTVFENVTKARSSLMSAKTVKENAEANNMLTDSLKSLFAVAENYPELKASENFRQLQAQLSETEDKIAYSRQFYNDTVLMFNNKVQMFPSNILASLFHFTEAEYFEIAESDRAVPEVKF
- a CDS encoding DUF2207 domain-containing protein — protein: MDKKVYLTLILFFSLSVMAGAGASFAADRSYTIPILNEDLFVQSDGTLHVVETIHYSFSGTYNGIYRDIPVTSPQQLTNITVSADGAYTSYKLIDQGTTKRIQVYLYSDAAKNTPITNRNVNVTIEYDFLHGIKSYNDIAELQYQLVGTSWAVDIGQVVANIHLNSNTGVQYWLNPPYFAAGSSWDNNTLHVTSTNVPSGQYFEVRMVIPKSQFAANPVNANIINQNGLNEILKIQKDYQNSLNFKTAMYEILAVLMFLALFIPLFIYLRFGREPKIDYRAEYERDIPTDDPPAIVNAICGPGFSKKVGVPDMDGFKATIMDLINRKYFILQNQPSEKEGYGADGSMFLKVNPEQDSSTLKRFELNVMNFLTQFEEDGVISMDAISDDLSNRESAKSFRETYMGWVDNIKNQFLNDSELNKFFNKKGDSYIKIFGGIGLAVSVIVFICALMDSLPAADIALVMSIVLGVVAIISLILPEKIAGQWTTYGEEYDAKWNNFKKYIKDFSLIKEYPPESIVIWNKYLVYATALGAADAVRKAMELYVPKDELQGSDIYMFHYYGGYLLLSNAFDTGISTATAGSGGDFGGVGDVGGGFGGGGGGAF